The DNA window TCACCATGCTGTATTGGTTCAAGAAGGGAGGTAGGTAGCTTATTCTTAAATATAGCTGCCCCTGGATCCTCTAACCACTTTTCCTCTTGATTTAGGTAATAATGAATCCTTTGGGGCTTCATTTGCTCCGTATCCATGCCGGCAAAGCGTAATGTGTCCTGTACCTGAGAAGGATAGATAATCTTCACCTCATCTCTATCCTTTACGTCATGATCAAGGGATACACGTTGTTGGTTTACGAAAATTTCCGGAGGAATAGAGTAGTTTATACTGTTAATATATACCTGTAGATGCTCAGTATGTGAAACAATATCCTTCACTTTAGCTACTGCATTTCGACCAGTTGCTCCTTCTTGAATGAGGATCTGGTCATTTTCCTGTAAAGGCTGTATAAGACTAGCTGCTGCCCCATTACAAGTAATGGCAGGGGGCTCTCCCAATGTACCAGGTATATGTGTAAGTCGGCCATTAAGCTCTATACTTATAGCTAATCCAGGCTTTCCGTACCAACGATTGATATTAATACCTGAGGAAAGGATCGCATCTCCAATCGTCAGCTTACGTAAATCAAAAAGTCGGACGGTATTTTGATTCACCGTTACAGATAGGTATTTCACCGGGTGCTGCTCGGCTGCGATAGCGATTCCGATTGGTGTGACTGCTTCAGGTCCTGATAAGTTCAATTCTTCAGCCATAGTTATGCTTTGATTTAATTGAAGGCCACGGATTCCAACTCTATTCTCTGGCAATCCCAGGAGATCAGCTACCCAATGATTTAAAGTAGGGGTCAGGGCTCCTCCTCCAATGAGCATCACCGCTTGAGGTGCCTTCCCGTTGAGATTCATAATTTCACGGCTAATTTGAGTAGCTAAATCCTGAATAGCAGGCTGAATCTTTTTGACAAGCTCCATAGATGGAAGCTGTTGATGAAAGCCTAAAACATCATCAAACTCAACGCTCTCCTGCTGATAAAGCTTACGTTTAATCTGTTCAGCATCATTAAAATCTAAAATATACTCATGAGACAGAGCTTCTGTTATTTCATCTCCAGCACAAGGCACCATACCATAGGCTGTAATAGCTCCCTCTGACGTTAAAGCAATATCAGATGTGCCTGCTCCAATATCCACTAATGCTATATTAAGACGACGCATGGTGTTTGGAATAAGCACATTAATGGCTGCTATAGGCTCTAACGTTAAGGCCTCCATCTCTAAGTCCGCTCGCTTAAGAGCTGAAATAAGTGAATCCACGACAACTCTAGGAAGAAACGTCGCAATAATTTCTACGGCAGCTTCCTTCCCTCTTTGATCGATCAGGTTTCCAATCGCTTCATCATCTAACGTATAACGAATAACAGAATACCCTACACAATAGAAATGAGTTTGATCTAAGGCTTTGATTTCCTCAGCCAAATCTGCTTGTGCTAGTTGGACGGCTTCAAGCTCCATGGTTAGGATATCCTCTTGTGTGAGGATAGGTCGCCCTTCAATATCCTTGGAAACTTTTGCTCTTTTTGTTTTAAGAGATCGCCCGGCTGCGGCTACAGCTACTTTACTTAAAGGACCGTGCTTGCCCTCTAGCTTTTGCTTGACCGTACGAATAACCTGAGCTACAGCCATAACATCATGGATTTGCCCATCTACCATGGATCGCTCAGTATGCTCCTGAGCCATATAATCAATGACTTCATATCCTTCAGCATGTTTATGTAAAAGAATGCCCACTACACTTCTAGTTCCAATATCTAAAGCGAAGATGGGCTGTCCATTCTTAGTTGCCATAGGTGACACTCCTTCGAGTCCATTCGACATTTTCTAATCTTTTACTACTTATTCGCCCTTTGATGAAAATCCCCTTCACATTATTGAAAAAAGTTAATATCTAATATAAATAAGACATGTAATGGAGGACTTTTAAAAGTACAAAAATCAATACTTTAACACTTTTATGCTTTTATGCTTTTACCCACTAAAATTTTGCTTGAAATGTAAGCTTAATCATGGTAAAGTTGCTAATAACATTTAAGAGCTTTCGAGCTTGAATTAGATAAAAGGGATAGGAGAGTGGAGTTAGTGAGTAATGAACAGTTAGAGGAATTAAGGAAAAAGCTAGACGATATTAATTTGAAGATTTTAGATCTTATTAATGAACGAGGGGATATTGTTCAAAGCATTGGCCAAGTAAAACAAAAATCTGGGGTGAATCGTTTTGACCCAGTAAGAGAAAGAAAGATGCTCGATGTGATCGCTACGAATAACAAAGGTCCATTTAAAACAGGAACTGTGCAGCATATTTTTAAGCAAATCTTTAAGGCATCTTTAGAGCTGCAAGAGGATGATAGTAAGAAGGCATTACTAGTAAGCCGTAAAAAGCAATCTAATGATACAGTTGTTGATGTAAAAGGAGTGAAGGTAGGAGGAGGTACTCCTGTTTTAGTTGGTGGTCCTTGCTCTGTAGAAAGCTATGAGCAGGTGAAGGAAGTTGCTAATAACCATAATGCAAAAGGCTTAAAGCTACTTCGTGGTGGTGCGTTTAAACCTAGAACTTCACCATATGACTTCCAAGGACTAGGGCTTAAGGGTTTAGAAATTCTAAAGCAGGTTGCTGCGGAGAATGATCTAGCCGTTATTAGTGAAATTGTGAGTCCCGCCGATGTTGAGCTAGCTACAAAGTACATTGATGTAATTCAAATTGGAGCTAGAAACATGCAGAACTTTGAACTGCTAAAAGCGGTTGGTTCTGTGAATCATCCAGTTCTCCTGAAGCGAGGAATGTCTGCTACGATTGAAGAGTTTATCTTCGCTGCTGAATATATTGTCTCAAAAGGAAATACAAACGTTATTTTATGTGAGCGTGGAATTAGAACGTACGAAAAAGCGACACGGAACACCCTTGATATTTCTGCTGTTCCGATCTTAAAGCAGGAAACACATCTGCCCGTTCTAGTGGACGTGACTCATTCTACAGGTCGCAAGGATCTAATTCTACCTACAGCTAAAGCAGCTTTAGCGATTGGAGCAGATGGTGTAATGGTAGAGGTACATCCAGATCCAGCGACAGCTTTGTCCGATGCAAATCAACAATTAGATATTCCTCAGTTTAATGATTTCTTAGAAAAGCTTGACCAGTCCGGATTATTCAAAAAGCAAACGGTTCAAGTATAAATCATTATACAAAGCTTGGTTTAAAAGTAACCCTAATGGTCCAACCATGATACCAATAGCCTCATTTAATGACTAACCATCATTAAATGAGGCTATTGTTTTGCTCAATTATATTTTTAAAATGATAATTAGGAAAGAATAAAAAATGAATGGTCTTTTTTAGCACTAGTCATTGCAGGACAAGCGATTTTACAGTATGATTACAATAATATTATGAAAGTGTTTGAAAGCCATATTTTACCAAATATATAAACTAATCAAATCCATTTAAGAAGAGGTGTGAAAATGAATATAACAATATACGATGTAGCCAGAGAAGCTGGCGTATCTATGGCGACTGTATCCAGGGTAGTGAATGGAAATCCAAATGTAAAACCAGCCACTCGTAAAAAGGTGATGGAAGCGATCAAAAGGCTAGGTTATCGTCCTAACGCTGTAGCAAGAGGATTAGCGAGTAAAAGGACGACAACTGTTGGCGTAATTATACCAGATATTTCAAGCTTGTTTTATGCTGAATTGGCAAGGGGTATTGAGGATATTGCCAATATGTACAAATACAATATCATCTTATGTAACTCCGATCAGCGTATTGATAAAGAAATTCATCTTGTTAATACATTGCTTGAAAAGCAAGTAGATGGATTATTATTCATGGGAAGCCAAATTACAGATGAGCATAAGGATGTATTTACAACAGCCTCTGTGCCAATTATTTTGTCCGCTACAAGAGATTCTGAGGGAGAGCTCCCTTCCGTTAACATCGATTATTTTCAAGCGTCATTTGATGCAACTGTAAGCTTGATTGAACGTGGTCATACTAAAATTGGTTTCATTTCCGGTCCGTTAGAGGATCCGCTTATTGGACAGTCTCGTTTAGAAGGATACAAGAAAGCGTTACGGGATGCGGGAATTGAGTTTGTCGATGAGTATTTGCAGATTGGAAACTATCGTTATCAATCTGGCTTAGATGCAACGGCACAGCTTCTAAAACTAGCTGAACGCCCTACGGCCATCCTAGCGATGAATGATGAGATGGCGGTTGGAGCGATTCATTCTTGCCAAGATAACGGATTAGAAATTCCAAACGACATGGAAGTTATCGGTTTTGATAGCACTCGTTTGTGTGCTATGGTTCGTCCTACTTTAACAAGTGTGGTTCAACCGATGTATGACATTGGGGCTGTATCTATGCGTCTATTAACGAAATATATGAATAAGGAAAAGGTTGAGGAACATAAGGTCATTTTACCTCATCGTATTGAGCAACGCCAGTCTACAAAGCCAGATGATGTAGACGTTTAGTTAAGGACGACAGCAAGGGGAGAGGGGAGTTAAGAGTGAGGAATAGAATTGGTCTTATAGGGGCTATGGAGGAAGAGATTGAGCTGTTTAGAGAACAGATGAACGACATAAAAGAAACATCTAGGGCAGGACTAACTTATTATGCTGGAGAGCTGTTTGGAGCACAGGTAGTATTATGCAAGTCTGGAGTAGGTAAAGTGAATGCTGCCATATGTACACAGATTTTAATTGATGATTTCGAGGTTCAATCTGTTATTTTTACCGGGGTAGCCGGAGGCGTTCATCCTGATTTAAACATTGGAGATATCGTTATTTCTTCGGATTGTCTTCAATACGATATTGATGCTTCTCCGCTTGGTTTTAAGCAAGGTGAGATTCCATATGCGTCAGCCTCTAGCTTTGATGCTGATGAGCATTTAGTTGAATTAGCTCAACGAGGGGCAGAAAGTTTACAGGATGTTCAGGTTGTTAATGGTAGGGTTGTATCGGGTGACCAGTTTATTGCCAATCCTGAGCGTGTGCAAGGTTTATACAAGCAGTTCAATGCTTTCTGTGTGGAGATGGAAGGCTCAGCCGTTGGTCAAACCTGCTTTTTGAACCAGGTTCCTTTTGTTATTATTCGTTCATTGTCCGACAAGGCTGATGGAACGGCCTCATCCAACTTCTTGGAATTTACTAAGCTTGCCTCTGAGCGTTCTTATCAAATGGTAAAAAATATGCTTCAAACCATAAGTGCATAAAGTCATATATATGTAAGCCCATCCCATAATTGTATAAATATAAAAATAAAGAGATAAGTGCCAAGAACCTAAGTAACATCTATAAAAAACCACAATGACCTTTTTTCTCTGGCCATTGTGGTTTTTTGTTGTTAAGAACTATTATTCGTCATCACTGTCATCCGAATCATCTGGATTATCCGGAGTATCTCCTACATCATCATTCTGAAAGCTCATTTTAACTACATTCGAAGGATTAGATTGCCCTTCATCGTTTGTGGCTGTGATGTAATAGTAATAAGCTTCAGGGACGTCTAGGAACGCATGTGAGTATTGAGTTGTTATTGTTTCTGTTAGAATTTGAAAGCCACTGTTAGGCTGTGTAGAATAGTAAATCGTATATAGCTTCACTCCGTCACTGTCAGTATTTGCACTCCAGCTAAGGTCTACACCAAACATACCATGACTTGCTGAAACTCCAGTAGGTGCTGAAGGTACTTTCTGATCAGGCTCGAAGAATGAATCCTGATCAATCTGATCGCTAAGGGCGACAGCAGAAGTCTCTGACGTGTTCCCAGCTATATCTACAGCGACAATTTGATACGCATAGACGGTTCCACTGTTAGCCGATTCATCACGGAATTGTTTAGGTAGATTATCAGTTACACTAGCAATATGTTCAAAATCCTTGTTAGCGTTTGTTCTGTAAATCCGATATCCAGCGATATCATCATCGGCAACAGGATTCCAGGTGACCTCTATCGCATTGTTTCTCCAGCTTGCTCGGACATTAACTGGTCGATCTGGGTCTTTTCCATTTTCTACACGTGGGTCAATCTCAGAAGGAGCAGAATTGTCCCAATCCAGTGGTAGGTAGCGATGTCGTTGACTCTCGAGCTGCTCAGGTATATTTAATGGATCTCGTCTAATGAAAAATCCAGTTGTGATAAAGTCATCTGGTGTGTTGTCATGGGCAATATAAGACTCTCCATTAACAGTTACCATCCTACCGTTCATGACTCTGTCGTCCACTTCTGTCGGAAGGTATTGTCGATTAAAGTAATCGGATACTAGATACCCTGACTGTCTACAAAGATCAGATGGAAGCATCCCTGATTTAGAACAAACCTCTCCTCTGACAATATCCTCTGGCATTTCAAACTTTTCTTCTTTATTCACATATTCCGGCCTTATTTCTTCAACCTTTTTCATTAATGTAGACCATAAGTTATGGTTTCTTTGAGAGAACTGACCCTGAAGTCTTTCTCGTTTCTCATACCCTGTCCATACTCCCATTGTAACCTGAGGAGTATAGCCTACAAACCAGTAGTCAAAGTCGTCATTTGTTGTTCCGGTTTTTCCAGCGATTTCAAGCTCTGAGCCCATGTATCCGCGAATTCTTGAGGCGGTACCATTGTTCACTACAGTTCGTAGCAAATCATTCATAAGAAAGGCTGTCTGTTCTGAAAACACTTGCTTTGGTATATATTCCTGCTCATATACAACGGTGCCATCCAATGTTTCAATACGTTCAATAAGATAAGATTTTTTATGAACTCCCTTATTGGCAAAGGTAGAAAAAGCACTTGTATTCTCCTCTACAGTAAGCCCATAAGTCATACCTCCAATAGCAGCAGGAGTTGCATGGATATCTGATTGCGTTATGGTTGTAATGCCCATATCCTTCAAGAAATCAAAAGGTACTTCCTCGCCAGCTTCCTCCTGTACCATCATCAATGCTTTAATTGCTGGTAGGTTATAGGACTGGTTCATGGCTTGCCTAACGGTTACAAGTCCCTGGAAGTTATTGTTCCAGTTTCTAGGAACCCAATAGTCACTAGTGGACACGTCCCATTTAAAAATGGGTGCATCATCGATAACAGATGCAGGCTGTAAAAGACCAAGCTCCATGGCAGGGCCAAAGTCTAGTAATGGCTTAATAGATGAGCCTGGTTGTCTCGGCTCTCTATTTAAGTTATATTGCAATTCATTAAAATCACGACCTTCAATCATTGCAATAATAGCACCAGTTTCATTATCAATTAAAGTAACCGCTGTTTGTTCTAAATAGCCTTGCTCAATATCTTGATTCGATTCTTCATCTGTTGTTACATACGTATTTTCTCTACTTCTTGGACCGAATAATTCAGGGTCCTGGGCGATCTCATGGAAGGCTTCATAAAGTTCCCGATCAATTGTCGTATACACTTTATAACCGCCAACCGAAAGCTGTCTTCTAGCATGTTCTCTGTATTGGTCACGTTGTTCGTCGGTTAAGTCCTCTCTTGCTATACCTTCTTTTTCTAACTCAAGATCAAAGAGAATATCTATAGCTCTACGTTCAATTTCAAAGGTAAGGAACGGATAACGCTCCACAATCCCTGGAGTTGGCTTGGCTAAGCTTGCTTTAATATCAAAGCTTTTCGCTTCATTATATTCACTTTGGTTAATCATCTCAGTTTCAAGCATACGATTTAATACGTGATTCATCCGGTTTAGACCGTTATCCAGACGCTCCTGTACAACTACACCACTTCGAGTAAAAGGGGTGTAACGCCCTGGACTTTGGATCATCCCTGCTAGGTAAGCGGATTGAGCAATGTTCAGATCCTTAACGTCGACTCCGAAAATTCCTTCTGATGCTGCTTTTACCCCTTCAATGTTAGAGCCGTTAGCATTGTAGCCCATATAGACCATGTTTAAGTACGTTTCTAGGATCTCATTTTTATTAAACATACGCTCTAGACGCATAGCCAAAAGCATTTCCTTAAATTTTCTTTCAAAGCTACGATCAGGTCCTAGAATTTGGTTCTTAACAACCTGCTGAGTAATTGTACTTCCCCCTGACCCATCTCCAGCCATTGTAAACTGCTCGATAACGGCACGAGATACAGCTCTAGGGTTAATACCATTGTGCTCGTAGAAAATATGATCCTCTGTAGCTAAGATGGCATCGACTAAATGTTGCGATACCTCTTCTAGTGTAACAGGCTGAGATACTTCAGCCGTACGTAAGTAGCCGATGAACTCATCATTCTTAAAGTATGCTTCACCTGTTTGGTTAAAGTTATTTAAGTAATTATAGATTTCATCATAATCACGCAATGGTTCGTCCTGAACATGTGAAGCTAAAAAGCCTGCGGCAACTCCGCCTGTAAACAGTACTCCCATGACCGCAAGAACGAGCAGGACCTGCATAACAATCCAAGTGGCTTTTAGTGGACGAACTCCTTTTTTCTTTTTCGGCTTCACCGATTTATTTGTTGTTGATTGATTTTTTACCATTTTTATCCCCCTTGTGGCTCCACACCATTATAGCATAATCCATGAGGTAGATCATATATCATTAAGACGAACAGAATGTGAAAAAGTTGTTGCGAAAAGCACTGTGAATGATTGACAATTTATTAGAATGATGATAATTTATATCAATACAGTGAGCCTATCCTTAGTATGGGCTTACGTGAAGAAAGTTAATATATAACGTTGAATGAAGCCAGTAGTGGGATCTTATAGCTTGCAGAGAGTCGATGGATGGTGCAAATCGATACTTGGGATTCATACGAATTACCTTCAGGAGTTATTGTGATGAACATGAACAAATCAGTAGTCACAATCGGTCATGGCCGTTATCCTATTTGAGTGAGAAGTAAGCTACGTATTGTAGCAAATCTTCTAACAAGGGTGGTACCGCGAGAACAGCTCGTCCCTTTTTGGGATGGGCTTTTTTTATTTCTTTTTTATTCTGGAGGATGGGGGAAGAAGCAAACTTTCAGCTTTCAGTATAATGCTTTAAGAATAGTAGGAACATAGAAAGTAAATAAGGAGATGAAGGGCATGAGTGAAAAGCAGGAGCTAACACTTGAACAGCAAAAGGAAGTAGATAGGCAGCTAGAGGTGCTTAAGCGTGGAGTGGTAGAAATTGTTCCTGAAGAGGATTTAAGAAAAAAAATAGAGAAATCTATTCTTACAGGAAAGCCGCTAAAAATCAAGCTTGGATTAGATCCAACAGCTCCAGATATCCACATTGGTCACACTGTGGTTATTAACAAGCTACGCCAGTTTCAAGACTTCGGTCATACGGTGCAGCTATTAATGGGAGATTTTACAGCAAGGGTTGGAGATCCAACAGGGAAATCGGAAACCAGAAAGCAGCTTACAGAGGAAAATGTTCTTGAAAATGCCAAGACATATGTTCAGCAATATGGGAAAATTTTGGATATGTCCAAAACAGAGCTTCATTATAATAGTAAGTGGTTAAGTAGCTTGAACTTCTCTGATGTTGTAAATTTAGCGGCAACGATGACCGTTGCTCGTATGCTTGAAAGAGATGATTTCTCTAAGCGTTATACTAACAATCAGCCAATCAGCATCCATGAATTTTTCTACCCTTTAATGCAAGGCTATGATTCAGTAGCGCTTGAATGTGATATTGAGCTTGGAGGAACTGACCAAAAGTTTAATCTATTGATGGGTCGACATCTGCAAAAGGAATACAATAAACCACAGCAGGTCGCAATCATGACACCGTTACTTGAGGGATTAGATGGTGTAAACAAGATGAGTAAAAGTCTTGGGAATTACATCGGAATTGATGAGGAACCTAACCAAATTTATGGAAAAGCAATGTCTATACCTGATGAGCTTATGTTAAAGTATTTTGAGCTGACTACTCCTATTTCTGTGGAGGAAATTAAGGAGCTTGAAGAAGGGATACAGAGTGGGGCTGTTCATCCAAGGGATGCAAAAATGAAGCTTGCTAGAACTCTTGTGGAGCTGTACCACGATGGGCAGGCAGCTGAGCAGGCCGAGGCGCACTTCAAAACAGTATTCCAGCAGCGTGCTCTTCCAACGGATATTCCGGAGGCTGATTGGACAGGTGAGGCTGAGGTGAAAATCGTTGATTTAATTGCTGAGCTTGGTCTTGTTCCATCTAAAGGTGAAGGTAGAAGGATGGTTCAGCAAGGGGCAGTCAAGATAGATGAGCAGAAGATTGAGGACTTGAATCAGGAGATTAGCGTAGCTTCGGGGATGATTATTCAGGTAGGAAAAAGGAAGTTTGCAAAGATTAAATAGCTGAATAAAAAACGTAGCAAAACTCTAGGATATCTGAGTGTAGCTACGTTTTATTTTTGCTCCTAATTACTATGTTAGTTCCGCCCATCGCTCCTTTGTATTGTATAATCCCTTCTGATTTCTATATAAGTCTCTAGCTAACAATCCTAAAAATAGGTTACACCATCTATTTCATCTTCTATATATTTAAAATATTTTTGGATTCTTTTTGCAGGATTTGTACGAAGGTGTTCAATATCTAATCGCTTCGGAATTTTACCCGCCATGTAAAGAATTCTTAAAGCAGTCCCCATCCTAATTTCTGCTTCTTCTAAGGGCATATTGTATCCAGCTATAAAGGAACGCCAACATTCCTGCAATTGATTCGAGGAGATCAAATGGAGCCTAGGAACACCAGTATCAAAGGAATAATGACTAAATCCACACTCATCAAAATCTAACAGGCACCATTCGGTGGTGATTGTCTGAAGAATATTACCAAAATGAACATCTCCATGTACAAAACTTTTCTCTTTTGTGGTGAATGGAGTAGGTAGGTTTGTAAGTCTATTAGCTAGGTCTTCCCATCTTGTTTTGTCCTCTATAGTCAGAAATGAAGCCTTTAATAAGCTCTCCGTAGCTTCTGTTATGATGGATGTTTTAGAGTATGTTGGTCTATTAAAGCCTAACCAATCTTTTGCTCTGTTTTCTGTAATTTGTAGGGATTTTTTGTGTAGGATAGACAGCTTGTTTCCTAGCTTATAATAATCCTCATCTGTGGGGTTTTCTATATGCTCACCTGTGATATATTCGAACAATACATAGTAATAGGTAGAGGAAGCATCAACGACCATTGAAACATACTCGTTATCCGCGGTTTTTAATGGAGTGGAGATAAATAGGTAAGGTTTTAAGGAAAGTAACCATTCTATTTCCGCTTTTATTTGAAGTAAATCAAACCTTTGTACTCTGTATTTCTTTAGGATGTACGTATTGGATTCGATTTGTCGGCCTGCTCTCTTTTTACCTTTTACAATCATGATTTGATTTTCACCTGTGTGAAGAAGAGAGAGCTTTGAGATTGGATGAATGTTGTATTTTTCTTTCAATAAGGATTCTTCTTTGTGAAAGGACACGCTTTGCTACACTCCTTAAAGAGGGTTAATGATAGACTATTGGGCTTTCCTAATGAGATTGTCAACCGAAGCTTTTACGTCAAACTTTTGTGTTGAATATAGTACTCAATCAATCTTTGCCCATAGCTCCTCAGGGTTTACTTCGTAAATACCATCTTCACGATACATGAAATGATTGATAATAAATTCACGCCGAATGGTAGCGCAATCCTCGTGAAATTGTTTGATGAATTCATTAATCTCTTTTTCTGTGTATTTTTGTCCTACTTTTAGTTTTTTTACTAGATATTCAAAAATAATGAGCTTCTTTTTACGCTGGGCTGGTATCGTTTTGAGCTTACCCTCGGGACTAATGAAGTTGGATAGAACGGTTATTTTTTCTTTCTCTAGATCAGTACGCATCTCTTTTTCATCCTCTCTGGTTGAATTTCTTTTTGTTACTGTGTTAAGAATGGCTTGTGCATTCTGCTCTAAGGTTTTGAGCTGTAGGTGATAATAGATGGTGTTTTTATCCCGTCTTTCTTTTACTAGCCCTACATCTCGTAATTTGTGCATATGGTGGGTGATGGTAGGGGGAGTGACCCCTAGCTTACTAGCTAATGCTTGGCCATGAAGGGGCGAGGCTGCTAATAGGCTTAAAATTTTGATCCTAATGGGATCTGCAAGAGCTTTGTGAAAGCTAACTAGTCGGTTTAACTGCACAGTTTGTCACCTCATAAAGAACATGATGAATGTTTATCTATTTTAATAATCATCTAATTAGATATATATCTAATTTATCACACAGAGATATCATGTCAAGGAAGTTTTGGATGAAATTCTCCAACATAAAGGATTTTTAAAACATTTGTAGAAATAAGTTCCTTAATGTAGAAAATTATTTCTTGAATGAATAGAAGACTTTTTTATATAGATGAGTTTTGCTTTTGACAATTTCTTTTTGGATGGGGAATTCTATGCTTGAAGAAGCTATGAGAGAAATAGTGGCGCTATATAGGATGAAGAATCAAGTGGAGCGTCCACTTATCGTTGGTGTTGATGGCTTTGGGGGATCCGGGAAAACCACTTTAGCTCTCCTTCTAAGTGATCAATTGAAAGAAGCAGGAATAGATGTTTTAAATGTGTTTCATATGGACGATTTTATTGTTGAAGCAAAGAAAAGATATGATACAGGATTTGATGAATGGTACGAATATTATTATTTACAATGGGATGTAGAGCTGATTAAAAACACATTATTTAAGCCGCTACATCAACAGACATCTTCAATCACGGTACCATTTTATGATAAGGTAAACGATGCAATCTATGAAATGAATCAAAATATACGAACACATAGTGTAATATTATGCGAGGGTATTTTTCTGCAAAGAGATGAGTGGAGGTATTACTTTGATTATGTAGTTTTTATAGACTGTCCCCAAAAAATAAGATATGAAAGAATAATAAATCGCGATGGAGAATCTCAAGAATTGCTAAATAAATATGAGAGAAGATATTGGAAAGCTGAAAAGTATTATTTAAGCAATAAATCCCCTATTGAGAGAGCTAATAAAGTACTAAGCTGTATAAAAAAGAGTTAAATGGAGGATTATCTAATTGATCAATTATTCAGGTACAGTAAAAATAGATACCGAAAGATTAGTTCTTAGACAGTTTACTATTGAAGATGTTGAAAGTGCTTATAAGCACTGGTTATCCGATGAAAGAGTATCTGACAATCGGGTAAGTCCTGCTCATATAAGGCTTGCAGAAACGAGTAAACGGATATCAGAAATTATAAATCAATATACAAGTCCTGAATATTGTTGGTGGGCACTGGAGCTTAAGGAAGACGGGAATTTAATTGGTGAGATTTATCTATATGAATTTGAAGCGCAAACAAGTAATTGTGAAGTTGGTTATTCATTGGGCTATGAGTGGTGGAATAAGGGCTATGGTACAGAGGCGCTTAAAGCTGTTATTGGTTTTGCTTTCAGACATATGAGGGTTCATAAAATATCTGCAGCCCATAACACTGATAATCCTGCATCTGGGAGGGTTATGATGAAAGCCGGAATGAAGCAGGAGGGGGTGATCAGACATATGATCCGGAACTCAAAGAATCAATATAAGGACTGTGCTGTTTATGGAATTCTTGATGAGGATTTTTATGAATAATAGAAGATATAAAGACGCACTCATGCCACATTATATGTAGGCTTAAAGGCGTCTATTTTGTTTGTTGCATATGTTGATTCCAGATCGTTTTTAAACGTTGAGTAAAAAAGTTCGCAGGTTAATGATTCATGTCACTTAAACCCGGACTGTGCTCATTCGGCATTTCACCAAGCTGTGGAACCGGGAACCCCTTAGGAGGTTCTGTGATAGACAGCTCTCCACCATTCCGACTCGGGCTTTTTCCCTGAAAAATTTCAGCAATACGTGTTTCATCTAATCTAAAATTAAATTGTACATTGTGATACCCCATATCAACATATTTCCTACATTCGGGGTATTTATTAATATCATAGTTAGGAACAGGGAATAGCTTTGCCCAATC is part of the Bacillus horti genome and encodes:
- a CDS encoding kinase, with amino-acid sequence MLEEAMREIVALYRMKNQVERPLIVGVDGFGGSGKTTLALLLSDQLKEAGIDVLNVFHMDDFIVEAKKRYDTGFDEWYEYYYLQWDVELIKNTLFKPLHQQTSSITVPFYDKVNDAIYEMNQNIRTHSVILCEGIFLQRDEWRYYFDYVVFIDCPQKIRYERIINRDGESQELLNKYERRYWKAEKYYLSNKSPIERANKVLSCIKKS
- a CDS encoding GNAT family N-acetyltransferase; the encoded protein is MINYSGTVKIDTERLVLRQFTIEDVESAYKHWLSDERVSDNRVSPAHIRLAETSKRISEIINQYTSPEYCWWALELKEDGNLIGEIYLYEFEAQTSNCEVGYSLGYEWWNKGYGTEALKAVIGFAFRHMRVHKISAAHNTDNPASGRVMMKAGMKQEGVIRHMIRNSKNQYKDCAVYGILDEDFYE